In Portunus trituberculatus isolate SZX2019 chromosome 36, ASM1759143v1, whole genome shotgun sequence, one DNA window encodes the following:
- the LOC123513443 gene encoding serine/threonine-protein kinase STY46-like has protein sequence MCALDGGSFLGSGSNGCARILLWGGAPVVRKEFHHDGALLFMMREARLMLELRGAGAVPRPLVLGFQALTLIQEFVDEPYDKFLMQCCVQGVLRSLGQLCRPLGEVHARSVVHNDLKADNITVSGSVHCPVLHVIDLDWACRAGRVAADFSLETGEEDDFPREGLGVECPWMAPEVRARRPVFASGDVFSLGFLLQQIADSCIQPWLAVPLWRLGQSCPREEPSCRPCLLKVARALAALRRGLL, from the coding sequence atgtgcgCCCTGGACGGCGGCTCCTTCCTGGGCAGTGGCAGCAATGGCTGCGCGCGGATCTTGCTGTGGGGCGGTGCGCCCGTGGTGAGGAAGGAGTTTCACCACGACGGAGCACTGCTATTCATGATGCGGGAGGCGCGGCTCATGCTGGAGCTACGCGGGGCCGGGGCCGTGCCGCGCCCTCTGGTCCTGGGTTTCCAGGCCCTCACCCTCATCCAGGAGTTTGTCGACGAGCCGTACGACAAGTTCCTGATGCAGTGCTGCGTGCAGGGCGTGCTGCGCTCCCTGGGCCAGCTGTGCCGCCCCCTGGGGGAGGTGCACGCCCGGAGTGTGGTGCACAATGACCTGAAGGCTGACAACATCACAGTCTCGGGCAGCGTGCACTGCCCCGTGCTGCACGTCATCGACCTGGATTGGGCGTGCCGCGCGGGGCGAGTCGCCGCGGACTTCAGCTTAGAGACGGGCGAGGAGGACGACTTTCCCAGAGAAGGGTTAGGCGTTGAGTGCCCCTGGATGGCGCCGGAGGTGAGGGCGCGGCGGCCCGTGTTTGCCTCAGGGGACGTGTTCAGCCTGGGCTTCCTGTTGCAGCAGATAGCAGATTCCTGCATCCAGCCCTGGCTGGCGGTGCCCCTGTGGCGGCTTGGGCAGAGCTGCCCCCGTGAGGAGCCGAGCTGCCGCCCCTGCCTTCTCAAGGTGGCGCGGGCTCTGGCGGCGCTGCGGCGAGGACTGCTATAG